The DNA window CGGGCCCGGGCGGCAGCACATCGGGGTGGACCAGCAGGGCGCGGGCCGCATGCCGGCCCTTGTCGACCGAGGGCTGGCGGACGGTGGTCAGCGGCGGGTCCGCCGCTGCCGCCGCCGGGATGTCGTCGTAGCCGACCACCGAGAGGTCCCCCGGGATCGTCAGACCGGCCTCCTCGGCTGCCTGGCAGGCGCCCAGGGCCAGCAGGTCGCCGATGGCCAGGACGGCGGTCGGCGGCGAACCGGCCGCCAGCAGGGGCCGGGTGGCCTCGCGCCCGGCGGCGACGGTGTTGTCGCCGCACTCCACGACGGTGAGGTGCCCGGGGGGCAGCCCGGCGTCGGTCCAGGCGGTCAGGTAGCCGGAGAGCCGTTCATGGAGGATCGCGCTGCTGGTGGCCAGCGCCTCGGCCCAGGTGGCCGTGCCATGCCGGGGCTGTACGGCCAGCCGGTCGACCAGCACCACCGCCCGGCGGTGGCCGAGGTCGATCAGGTGGCGGGCGGCGGCGTGCCCGCCGTCGCGGTCGTCCACGGTGACGAACCCGCTCCAGGCGGCGCCGAAGATCCGCAGGCCGGTGCCATGGCCGGGTGAGTCGGCGGCGGCCACCGGCAGGCCGCGCTTGGCCAGCACGGCGAGCCCCGGGTGGTCCACCTCCACGCTGTAGAGCAGAGCGGCGTCGATGACCGCGCGTTCCAGGGCGGCCAGCGGCGCCGGGGAGACGGGGTGCGGCGGCGCGGCGGCGGTGCGCGGCAGCGGGCCGACGGCGGGGGGAAGCGCAAGCAGGGTCATGCCCAGTTCGCGCCGCTGGAACTCCTCGGCCGCGCCCCGCAGGAACGCGGTCGCGGCCGGATCGGCGAACGCGGCGGCCAGCGGCATCGGCAGCACCACCCCGAGCGTCCCGGTGCGGCGTCGGCGCAGCGAGGCGGCCGTGGGGTCGGGCCCGGCATAGCCGAGGGCCTCGGCGGTCTCCAGCACCCGGGTCCGTACGGCGGCGGAGACCCGACCGGTGCCGTTGAAGACATTGGAGACGGTCATATGGGACACGCCGGCGGCCCGCGCCACGTCCTTGAGCGTTGTCACGCCCCTACTGTGGCACGGCCGCACTTGTGTGGAGGGGTCTGCTGTGCGACGGTGGTTCACCGATAGAGGTTTATCGGTAAATCACGACCGCCCTGGAGAGACAGACCGCCGATGTCCCGGACCGACCGCCCCGCACCACCGACGGCCGCGCTGCGCCGGGCCCGGCTGGCCACCTTCGCCTTCTTCGGCCTCAATGGCTTCGTCCTCGGCATGTGGATCGTGCACATCCCGGTGATCGAGGAGCGGACCGGGGTCTCCCACAGCACCCTGGGCGCCCTGCTGCTGGTGCTCGGCGGCGCCGCGCTCGCCTCCATGCAGGTCGCCGGGCCGCTCTCGGACCGTCTGGGCCACCGCACCGTGGTCACCGGAGCCGGCATCCTGATCAGCGCCGCCGTCATCGCGCCCGGCCTGGCCACCGGCCCCTGGGCGCTGGCTGCCGCACTGGTCGCCCTCGGGCTGGGCAACGGCGGCCTGGACGTGGCCATGAACGCGCACGCGGTCGAGGTCGAGCGCGGGTACGGGCGTCCGGTGATGTCCGCCTTCCATGCGGTCTTCTCGGTCGGCAGCGTCGCCGCCGCAGCCGTCGGCGCACCCCTGCTGGCCCACCAGGTCGCCCCCGGCGCAACCCTGACCGTGGTGGCCGTGGTCGGCGTCCTGGCGGCGTGCCTGGCCGGCCGGGGCCTGCTGGCCGAGCTGCCCCCGCAGCAGGACGCCGCCGGCGCCCCCGCCGATGCGGCGGACACGGGGGCGGGCACCGGCCGCAGGCCGCTCGGCCGCGCGCTGTGGCTGCTGGGCGCCCTCACCTTTGCGCTGATGCTCTGCGAGGGGGTCGCCTACGACTGGTCCACCCTGCATCTGCGGGATGTCCTGGACGCATCGGTGGGCACCGCCGCACTCGCCTATGGGGCCTTCTCGGTGGCCATGACCGGGGGCCGGTTCGCGGCCGACCGGGTCAGCGCGCTGCTCGGCCCGGTACGCGTGGTGCGCTACGGCGCCGCCGTGGCCGCCGTCGGCCTGGCCACTGCGGCGGCCTCGCCCTGGATCGCGGGCGCGCTGGCCGGCTGGACCCTCTTCGGCATCGGCCTCTCCGGCTGCGTCCCGCAGTTCTTCACCGCCGCAGGCAACCTCGACCCGAACGCCTCCGGCGCCGCCATCGCCAAGGTGGGCGGCCTCGGCTACCTGGGCCTGCTGGCCGGGCCCGCCGTGATCGGCGCCCTCACCCACTGGATGCCGCTCAACGCGGCGTTTGTGCTGCCCGTCGTCCTGTGCGTGGTCGGTGCTGCCAGTGCCCGGGTGTTGCGTCCGGCCGCTGCCCGGTCCCAGGCTGCTGTGGCGGTGGAGTCTTCGGCTGAGGCATGAGGGGCGGCGGGTCGATTTCTCCTGCGGCGTTGTGCGGCCTGGCGTTCTGGGCGTGATCGGTGCTGCCAGTGCCCGGGTCCGGGTTGCCGTGGCGGTGGAGTCTGCGGCTGAGGTCTGAGCGGCGGTCGGTCGACCGCCACCTCCGGCGGGTGCGTCAGGCCGGGGGCGGTCCCGGTGTGTCGAATTCGCCCTGCTCCTCGGCGGCGACGGCGGCGTCGACGTCCGCACTGCCCATCGCCATCCGGACGGCGGTGTAGTAGATGAGCAGGCTGTAGCCGATCACGGCCAGCAGGTCCCACCGGTCGGGCAGGGCGCCCACGCCGCCGTAGCGGCCCAGTCGGCCGATCAGGATGAGCCCGCCGAGCCACGGCCACACCCAGCCGGCGGACCGCAGATGGAGTGCGCGGCGCTCGGCCCGGGGCGTGGCGGCGCGGGTGGCCGCGAAGATGGCGAGGCCGACCAGCAGGGAGGCGCCGAGCTTCCAGTCCGCCTGGTAGCCGGACCAGTAGATGATGAGGTTGGCCGAGACAAAGGCCACCGGGCAGAGCAGCCGCCACGCGGGCAGCCGGTAGGGGCGCGGGCGGTCGGCGTCCCGCAGCCGCAGGGCGTGCAGCGCGACCGGAGCGAAGCCGTACATGATCGACGTCGCCGAGGTGACCAGGCCCACCAGGGACTGCCAGCTCGGGAACGGCAGGAAGGCGATCTCGCCGACCACGAAGGCCAGCAGGATCGACACCAGCGGGACCCCGCGCCGGTCGATCCACGCCAGCCGCCCGGGCAGCGCCCGCTCGTGGCCCATCGCATAGGAGAGCCGCGAGGACGCGGCGACATAGACCAGGCCGGTACCGGCCGGGGAGACCACCGCGTCGATGTAGAGGATGACCGCCAGCCAGCCGGCGCCCGCCGCAGTCGCCAGCGTGGCGTACGGGCCGAAGTCGCCCTTGCCGACCGGATGGGCCCAGCCGTGCACCAGACCGGCCGGGTCGAGCGTCGCGATGAAGGCGACCTCCAGCAGCAGGTACACCAGGGTGCCCACGACCATGGCGGCGATCACCGCGCGGGAGACGTCCCGCTGCGGGTCGCGGGCCTCCCCGGCCAGCTGGATGGCCTGCTCGAAGCCCTGCAACGCGAAGACCACACCGGCCGGCAGGGCCGCGAAGACCCCGTGCGCGCCATAGGGGGCGAAGCCGCCGCCGGCGGTGAAGTTCGACCCGTGGAAGGTCAGCGCCATCAGGACGACCACGGTCAGCAGCGGGACGAGGGTCTTCCAGATCACCGTCACCGCGTTGCTGTCCGACAGCAGCTTCACCCCGAGGATGTTGACGGCGGTGAAGAGCAGCATGAAGCAGCTGGCCACCAGCAGCCCGGTGCCGGTGAGCGTCCCGTCCGGGTGCAGCAGGCCGACGTGCTGCCGCACCCAGCCGATGTGGTCCGTGTACGACAGCGTGGCCTCGACCTCGATCGGGGCGATGGTGACCGCCTGCACCCAGCCCATCCAGCCGGCCGTGAAGCCCGCCAGCGGACCGAAGGCGAAGAACGGGAACCTTGCCGTCCCCCCGGCGACCGGGTAGGCGGCGCCCAGTTCGGCGTGCACCAGCGCCAGCACGGCCAGCATCGCGGCGGCCAGTACCCAGGAGAGCAGCGAGGCCGGCCCGGCGATGGTGGCGGCGGTCAGCGCGCCCAGCAGCCATCCCGAGCCGATGATCGACCCCAGCGAGACAAAGAGGAGGCCCCAGAAGCCGACGTCCCGGCGGAGCCGGCCGGGGCCGGTCCCCTCGGTCAGGGCTGTGCCCATGGCACGCCTCCCGTGCTGGCCGTTGCCGGGACGGTTGTCCGCCCGGCGGCGGTCGGCGGCCTGCGGGGCAGGCCCGCCGCGCCCGTGCGCACCCGTGCGCTACCAGGGGATCGGGCCGCGCTCGCCGAAGCAGCCGCCGGTCGGGCCGCCGGCGTCGAGGGTGGCCAGCCGTACGGCGATGGCGGCGCCCTGGGCGGCGGTGCGGGTGAAGCCGGGAGTGGCCGCGTCGAAGTCGGTCGCGCAGGGGCCCGGGTCCGCCGCGTTGACCAGGACGCCGTGCGGGCGCAGCTCCTTGGCGTACTGCACGGTCAGCGCATTGAGCGCGGTCTTGGAGGGGACGTAGGCCACCGAGGCCGGCCGGCCCGCGAAGGGACCCGCCTGGTCGGCCATCAGCGTCAGCGAGCCCATGCCGCTGGTGACATTGACGATCCGTCCGGCTGCCGAGCGCAGCAGCAGCGGCAGCATCGCGGTCGTCACCCCGATCACGCCGACCACATTGGTCTCGAAGACCGCCCGGACGGTGTCCAGGTCGGCTTCGCGGGGGAGCTGCCCGCCGGGATCGCCGGCGATCCCGGCGTTGTTGACCAGCACATCGAGCCGCCCGTACTCTCCGTCGATCTGCTTGGCGGCCGCCGTGACCGTCGCCTGGTCGGTGACGTCGAGTGGCAGCGCCTGCACATCGGCGCCGCCGGACCGCAGCGCGGCTGCGGCCTCCTCGCCATGTGCCGGGTCCCGGGCGGCCAGCAGCACCGTCATGCCCAGGCCGGCGAGTTGCGCGGCGATCTCGCGTCCGATTCCCCTGTTCGCTCCGGTGACCAGCGCAATGGTCCGCCGTGCGGTGGTGTTCTGGGTCATGGCGGGATACAACCACGCCGCAGGACCGACTTCCAGCATCGCCTTCCCGGGTATTTCGGAAGGCCGGTATGCCCCGCCGCCCGGAAATTCACCCGTTCTGCCCAACGGCGGAACAGAAAAGCCGGTCCGGCCCTGCGTTGCGGCGGATGCGAAAGTCTGTTCAGATCGTGCCTGCTGGACTCCGGAGCCACTTGAACGGCCCGGGTGCGGGCCCTCTCGGATCCGCGGCCGCTCCTACCGGGCCCCAGTCCTGCGACTCGGGGAATCCCCATGCCGCACAAACGGTGGAGGAGACGTGACCACAGTGCAGTACGGCCGACCCCGCACGCACGAAAAGTTGCGCGTGCTTTTCCTGATTCGCCTCGCGGAAGGTGGCCGAGAGGGTTTCCTCAGCGCCTACGAGAGCATCCGGCATTCCGTCGCCGACGTCCCCGGGCACATCCTCGACCAACTCGGCGCCCCCGTCGACGACTCCCGGCAGTGGGTGATCACCAGCGAATGGGAGACCCCGGAGCACTTCTTCGCCTGGCAGCAGAGCGAGGAGCACCGCGCCCTGGTCGCGCCGATGGGCGCCTGGATCGAGAAGGCCGAATCCCTGCGCTTCCGGGTGGTCGAGGAGACCCCGGACCCGGCGGCGGGAGGGCGGCGATGACCGAGGCGAAACGCTTCGAAGGACCCGTCGCCGTGCTCGGCCTCGGCGCGATGGGCAGCAGCCTGGCGGCCCGCCTGCTCGACCAGGGCGTCCCGGTCCGGGTGTGGAACCGCACCGCCGAGCGCACCGCCCCCCTCACCGACGCGGGCGCCGTCGCCGCCGCCCACCCGGCCGAGGCCACCGCCGGCACCAGCGCCGCCATCTGCACCGTCGCGGACGGCGACGCCCTGGCCGCCGTGCTGCACGGGCCCGGTGGCGTCCTCGCCGAGGGGCCGTACCCCGGATGCCTGGTCTGCGCCAGCACGGTCGCCCCCGGCGACGTGGTCCGCATCGCGGAGTCCACCACCGGGTCCGTCCTCGACGTCGGCATGCTCGGCAACCGGGAGCACGCCCGCACCGGCGAGCTGCGCCTCTATGTGGGCGGCGGGCAGCAGGCGTTCAACGCCGGGCGACCGCTGCTGGACCTGCTGGGCAGGGAGGTGGTGCACCTCGGCGGCCCCGGCTCCGGCATGCGGATGAAGCTGCTGCTCAACCTGCTCATGGGCATCGAGGTGCAGGCGCTGGCCGAGGCCGCCGAACTGGGCGCCGCCCTGGGGCTGGACCGCCAACTGGTCCTCAGCACCATCGCCGGCAGCGGCTTCGCCTCCCCGGTCATGGCCTTCAAGTCCCGCCGCCTGGCGGCCGGGCGGTTCGGCCAGCCCGACTTCCGACTCCGGCTGATGGCCAAGGACCTCGCCCTCGCCGCAGCGGAGGGCTCGGCGGCCGGGGTGCGGCTGCCGCTTGTCGACGCCGCCGCCGACACCCATGGCCGCGCCGTCGAACAGGGCCGGGGCGGCGACGACTGCACCGCCGTCGTCCATGCGCTGGGCGCCACGCCGGACCTGGCGGCCGTCCGATCGTGAGGCCGACCCACCGAAACCCCGCCCCGAACCCAGGGACCGACACATGATCATCGACATCCACGGGCATCTCTCCCCGCCCGAGGCAGCCCGCCGATTCCCGATGCCGCCGAGCCTCACCGACGTCGACGGCATGCTCGCCGCCCGCGCCCAGGCCGGGATCGACCTCACCATCATCGGCAGCCCGGTCGGCGCGGGCGCGATGGCCCGCGTCCCCGGCGTCGACAACTACGCCCAGCCCCGGGACCGGCTGCGCGCCTTCCACGCCTGGATGTCCGGGTTGATCGGTACCTTCCCGGACCAACTGCGCGGCTATGTGTACGCCAATCCGTTCGGCGACGACGACCACCTCGAAGGGGTCCGGCAGACCCTCGCCGACCCCGCGTTCGTCGGGCTGATCACCACCTCCAGCGTCCACGGCGAACTGCTCGGCTCCCCCCGGGCCGACTCCTTCTTCGCGCTGGCCGCCGAGGCCGCCGTACCGGTCCTGGTCCACGCCCCGGCGGAACCGGCCGGGACGGAGCGGGTCACCGACTTCGGCTTCGTCGAGCAGATCGGCCGGTTCGGCGACCTCACCAGCGGCCTGGCCATGATCGCGTTCGCGGGGTGGCTGGACAAGTACCCCGGCCTCCGGCTGATCGGGGCGACCGGCGGCGGCGCGCTGGCCCTGCTGCCCGAGCGGTTGCAGACGGCCGCCCGCCCCCGGCACTGGGCCCCCGCCGCCGCCGGCCCCGGCGAGCGCCCGCCGACCCGCGAGCACCCGCCCACCGGCGAGCGCCCGCCCTCCGTGACGGCCGACCCGGGCGCGGCCCTGCGGCGCCTGTACGTCGACACCAGCACCACCAGCGCCGCCCATCTGCGCCTCAACGCCGAGGTGCTGGGCCCGGACCGGATGCTGCTCGGCACCGACTCCCCGCCGCTCGCCTCCCCCCTGGAGGACCACCTGCGGATGATCGAGAAGCTTCCGATCGACCAGGAGGCCCAGCAGCGCATCCTTGGCGGGAACGCCGAAGCGCTCTTCGACCTGAGGAGGCGGCCGTGACCACCGCCGACACCCGGACCGCCGAGGCCACCGACCTGGACCCGGCGTCCGAAGCCTCGCGCTGCACCCCGGAGTTCCGCCGCAACCCGCACCCCGTCTACGCCCGGCTGCGCGACGAGGCCCCCGTCTGCCCGCTGCGCCCGCCGCACGGCATCCCCACGTACCTGGTCACCCGGTACGAGGACGCCCGCACCGCCCTGACGGACCCCCGCCTGAGCAAGGACATGTACGGGGCGATGGACTCCTACCGGAGGATCTTCGGCGACTCCTCGGTGGCGATCGACGACAATATGCTCAACGCCGACCCGCCCAAGCACAGCCGACTGCGCAGAGTCGTCAACTCCGCCTTCACCCCGCACCGGGTGGAGGGGCTACGCCCGCACATCCGGCAGATCGCCGCCGACCTGCTGGACGAGTGCCCCACCCGCGAACCGGTCGACCTGCTGCCCGCCTACGCCTTCCCGCTGCCCGTCATCGTCATCTGCGAGCTGCTCGGCGTGCCCCCGGCCGACCGGGACGACGTGCGGAGCTGGTCCACCACCGTGGCGCACACCGGGTTCGACGCCGAGTCCAAGCGGGCCCAGCAGCAGGCCGAGGAGAATCTGCACGCGTACTTCACGGACCTCGTCGCACGCAAGGGGCGCGACCCCGGCGACGACCTGCTCAGCGCCCTCACCGCGACGCAGGACCAGGACGGCGGCCTCACCGGGCGGGAACTGGTCTCCACGGCGTTTCTGCTGCTCTTCGCCGGCCACAAGACCACGGCCTATCTGATCGGCAACGCCCTCCACCACCTGCTCGCCCACCCGGCGCAGCTCCGCGCCGTCCGGGAGCGGCCCGAGCTGGTCGAGCGGGCGGTGGAGGAGGTGCTGCGGTTCGACGGATCGGTGGAGAGCGCGACCTTCCGGTACGCCACCGAGGACATCCCGCTCGGCGGGACGGTCATCCCGGCCGGTGCCCTGGTCCAGATCGCGCTCAGCTCGGCCAACCGCGACGCTCTGCGGTTCAGCGAGCCCGACCGGTTCGATGTGACGCGCGAGGAGAACCTCCAGAGCGCCCACCTCGGATTGGGTCACGGCCCGCACTACTGCCTGGGCGCGGCGCTGGCCAGGCTGGAGACGCAGATCGCGCTGAG is part of the Peterkaempfera bronchialis genome and encodes:
- a CDS encoding LacI family DNA-binding transcriptional regulator, translating into MTTLKDVARAAGVSHMTVSNVFNGTGRVSAAVRTRVLETAEALGYAGPDPTAASLRRRRTGTLGVVLPMPLAAAFADPAATAFLRGAAEEFQRRELGMTLLALPPAVGPLPRTAAAPPHPVSPAPLAALERAVIDAALLYSVEVDHPGLAVLAKRGLPVAAADSPGHGTGLRIFGAAWSGFVTVDDRDGGHAAARHLIDLGHRRAVVLVDRLAVQPRHGTATWAEALATSSAILHERLSGYLTAWTDAGLPPGHLTVVECGDNTVAAGREATRPLLAAGSPPTAVLAIGDLLALGACQAAEEAGLTIPGDLSVVGYDDIPAAAAADPPLTTVRQPSVDKGRHAARALLVHPDVLPPGPVGRAPAPPVRLSLPVQLIVRHSTARPRSQPD
- a CDS encoding MFS transporter → MSRTDRPAPPTAALRRARLATFAFFGLNGFVLGMWIVHIPVIEERTGVSHSTLGALLLVLGGAALASMQVAGPLSDRLGHRTVVTGAGILISAAVIAPGLATGPWALAAALVALGLGNGGLDVAMNAHAVEVERGYGRPVMSAFHAVFSVGSVAAAAVGAPLLAHQVAPGATLTVVAVVGVLAACLAGRGLLAELPPQQDAAGAPADAADTGAGTGRRPLGRALWLLGALTFALMLCEGVAYDWSTLHLRDVLDASVGTAALAYGAFSVAMTGGRFAADRVSALLGPVRVVRYGAAVAAVGLATAAASPWIAGALAGWTLFGIGLSGCVPQFFTAAGNLDPNASGAAIAKVGGLGYLGLLAGPAVIGALTHWMPLNAAFVLPVVLCVVGAASARVLRPAAARSQAAVAVESSAEA
- a CDS encoding APC family permease yields the protein MGTALTEGTGPGRLRRDVGFWGLLFVSLGSIIGSGWLLGALTAATIAGPASLLSWVLAAAMLAVLALVHAELGAAYPVAGGTARFPFFAFGPLAGFTAGWMGWVQAVTIAPIEVEATLSYTDHIGWVRQHVGLLHPDGTLTGTGLLVASCFMLLFTAVNILGVKLLSDSNAVTVIWKTLVPLLTVVVLMALTFHGSNFTAGGGFAPYGAHGVFAALPAGVVFALQGFEQAIQLAGEARDPQRDVSRAVIAAMVVGTLVYLLLEVAFIATLDPAGLVHGWAHPVGKGDFGPYATLATAAGAGWLAVILYIDAVVSPAGTGLVYVAASSRLSYAMGHERALPGRLAWIDRRGVPLVSILLAFVVGEIAFLPFPSWQSLVGLVTSATSIMYGFAPVALHALRLRDADRPRPYRLPAWRLLCPVAFVSANLIIYWSGYQADWKLGASLLVGLAIFAATRAATPRAERRALHLRSAGWVWPWLGGLILIGRLGRYGGVGALPDRWDLLAVIGYSLLIYYTAVRMAMGSADVDAAVAAEEQGEFDTPGPPPA
- a CDS encoding antibiotic biosynthesis monooxygenase family protein, whose protein sequence is MTTVQYGRPRTHEKLRVLFLIRLAEGGREGFLSAYESIRHSVADVPGHILDQLGAPVDDSRQWVITSEWETPEHFFAWQQSEEHRALVAPMGAWIEKAESLRFRVVEETPDPAAGGRR
- a CDS encoding NAD(P)-dependent oxidoreductase yields the protein MTEAKRFEGPVAVLGLGAMGSSLAARLLDQGVPVRVWNRTAERTAPLTDAGAVAAAHPAEATAGTSAAICTVADGDALAAVLHGPGGVLAEGPYPGCLVCASTVAPGDVVRIAESTTGSVLDVGMLGNREHARTGELRLYVGGGQQAFNAGRPLLDLLGREVVHLGGPGSGMRMKLLLNLLMGIEVQALAEAAELGAALGLDRQLVLSTIAGSGFASPVMAFKSRRLAAGRFGQPDFRLRLMAKDLALAAAEGSAAGVRLPLVDAAADTHGRAVEQGRGGDDCTAVVHALGATPDLAAVRS
- a CDS encoding SDR family oxidoreductase, whose product is MTQNTTARRTIALVTGANRGIGREIAAQLAGLGMTVLLAARDPAHGEEAAAALRSGGADVQALPLDVTDQATVTAAAKQIDGEYGRLDVLVNNAGIAGDPGGQLPREADLDTVRAVFETNVVGVIGVTTAMLPLLLRSAAGRIVNVTSGMGSLTLMADQAGPFAGRPASVAYVPSKTALNALTVQYAKELRPHGVLVNAADPGPCATDFDAATPGFTRTAAQGAAIAVRLATLDAGGPTGGCFGERGPIPW
- a CDS encoding amidohydrolase family protein, with the protein product MIIDIHGHLSPPEAARRFPMPPSLTDVDGMLAARAQAGIDLTIIGSPVGAGAMARVPGVDNYAQPRDRLRAFHAWMSGLIGTFPDQLRGYVYANPFGDDDHLEGVRQTLADPAFVGLITTSSVHGELLGSPRADSFFALAAEAAVPVLVHAPAEPAGTERVTDFGFVEQIGRFGDLTSGLAMIAFAGWLDKYPGLRLIGATGGGALALLPERLQTAARPRHWAPAAAGPGERPPTREHPPTGERPPSVTADPGAALRRLYVDTSTTSAAHLRLNAEVLGPDRMLLGTDSPPLASPLEDHLRMIEKLPIDQEAQQRILGGNAEALFDLRRRP
- a CDS encoding cytochrome P450 family protein codes for the protein MTTADTRTAEATDLDPASEASRCTPEFRRNPHPVYARLRDEAPVCPLRPPHGIPTYLVTRYEDARTALTDPRLSKDMYGAMDSYRRIFGDSSVAIDDNMLNADPPKHSRLRRVVNSAFTPHRVEGLRPHIRQIAADLLDECPTREPVDLLPAYAFPLPVIVICELLGVPPADRDDVRSWSTTVAHTGFDAESKRAQQQAEENLHAYFTDLVARKGRDPGDDLLSALTATQDQDGGLTGRELVSTAFLLLFAGHKTTAYLIGNALHHLLAHPAQLRAVRERPELVERAVEEVLRFDGSVESATFRYATEDIPLGGTVIPAGALVQIALSSANRDALRFSEPDRFDVTREENLQSAHLGLGHGPHYCLGAALARLETQIALSALLDRFPRVAPAVPGAEASWLTVPFPAFRGLAELPVVLDPPGATAD